A window of the Pseudoliparis swirei isolate HS2019 ecotype Mariana Trench chromosome 13, NWPU_hadal_v1, whole genome shotgun sequence genome harbors these coding sequences:
- the LOC130203907 gene encoding receptor-type tyrosine-protein phosphatase H-like isoform X3 — protein sequence MTMEPLPFKITSRHFVLCVFLTLLWFVTDSNQTEATSVTTPSTTPEMSTTPETSITPEMSTTPETSTTPEMSTALTTFLNTKPAPGEVHNVTVVTQTDSSITLKWDKVNSISTYYLQYFNEGVSKEEFINETEGSPSVTHVVTPLTAGRKYNFTLITSQDVNSTGYSFVAVTAPLNAEDFKPVTQDETSITLQWDKVNDILDYILVVNGNETNVSASDGRQVTKKISDLTNTNKYDITLFTVFENVRSSGANTTASTAPLNAEDFKPVTQDETSITLQWHKVNDILNYILVVNEKETNVSASDGSQVTKTISDLTNTTKYDITLFTVFGNVRSSGANITASTAPLNVEDFKPVTQDETSITLQWHKVNDILNYILVGNGKEIHVTASETQESVSQTISELTSGSNYDITLFTVFENVTSSGANITTPTAPGNVNNVTVSAQDETSITLTWDKVNNISSYALQYESKEDTINAPHQDASVTLEVSPLQAGTQYDFTLITRFEKVNSTGFSFNAVTVPSMVTAVNVTERSVTNLTLTWRTSKNWNYSLQINGENSQLLPNRSTDVISHSIVSLEPGTEYPFSVITEFSGLNSTAYKDFTVTAIDCTKGTWRVTNSSIQGTIEGLFSNAFATYKSQTHVSPGRGDVSFVGLYPGATYEVSLVYETRSRHFPQCRHSLTIVPPSLSAHCEYWDAGYSVFIAWDKPAGVWTSVEVNVTGESYRVRENEERHFIIPGFQPANAYEVSLSSLSGNRRSFEPFVFSCLTDPRGVIAGAVFAVGFFGLLICLAVFIYFKRPDIISRKRSINGGSRESNKKSEAISVAKFPDHFYQLAMDENKGFTEEYELLSVQSHAVSSSNFHAELHSCWHGANPRGGSSPPEQSEEPFQQRPAVRLVSGEAVRIQSQ from the exons ATGACGATGGAGCCTTTACCTTTCAAAATCACCTCACGCCACTTTGTGCTGTGCGTCTTCCTCACTTTACTTTGG TTCGTCACAGACTCAAACCAAACCGAAGCCACATCGGTCACAACACCATCAACAACACCAGAAATGTCAACAACACCAGAAACGTCAATAACACCAGAAATGTCAACAACACCAGAAACGTCAACAACACCAGAAATGTCAACAGCGTTGACGACTTTTCTAAACACAAAACCAG CTCCTGGAGAGGTACATAATGTGACCGTGGTGACACAAACTGATAGCAGTATAACTCTGAAGTGGGACAAGGTTAACAGCATCTCAACGTACTATCTACAATATTTTAACGAAGGAGTTTCAAAGGAGGAATTCATAAATGAAACAGAGGGAAGCCCGTCCGTCACACACGTGGTTACTCCTCTGACTGCTGGGAGGAAATATAATTTCACCCTCATCACGTCTCAGGATGTCAACAGCACTGGATACTCATTTGTAGCTGTCACTG CTCCTCTCAATGCGGAAGATTTCAAACcggtcacacaggatgagaccAGTATAACTCTGCAGTGGGACAAAGTGAATGACATCCTCGATTATATACTTGTGGTAAATGGAAATGAGACAAACGTCTCCGCATCAGATGGACGTCAAGTGACGAAGAAAATCTCAGATCTCACAAATACGAATAAATATGACATCACTCTCTTCACTGTGTTTGAAAATGTCAGAAGCAGCGGAGCGAACACCACTGCATCCACAG CTCCTCTCAATGCAGAAGATTTCAAACcggtcacacaggatgagaccAGTATAACTCTGCAGTGGCACAAAGTGAATGACATCCTCAATTATATACTTGTGGTAAATGAAAAAGAGACAAACGTCTCCGCATCAGATGGAAGTCAAGTGACGAAGACAATCTCAGATCTCACAAATACGACTAAATATGACATCACTCTCTTCACTGTGTTTGGAAATGTCAGAAGCAGCGGAGCGAACATCACTGCATCCACAG CTCCTCTCAATGTGGAAGATTTCAAACcggtcacacaggatgagaccAGTATAACTCTGCAGTGGCACAAAGTGAATGACATCCTCAATTATATACTTGTGGGAAATGGAAAAGAGATTCATGTGACTGCATCAGAGACTCAGGAATCAGTGTCACAAACAATCTCAGAGCTCACAAGTGGGTCGAACTATGACATCACTCTCTTCACGGTGTTTGAAAATGTCACAAGCAGCGGAGCGAACATCACTACACCCACTG CTCCTGGAAATGTAAATAATGTGACTGTGTCAGCACAAGATGAGACCAGTATAACTCTGACGTGGGACAAAGTCAACAACATCTCATCATACGCTCTACAATATGAGAGCAAAGAGGACACCATCAACGCACCTCATCAGGACGCATCCGTCACGCTGGAGGTCTCTCCGCTTCAGGCGGGGACTCAATATGACTTCACTCTCATCACTCGCTTTGAGAAAGTCAACAGCACTGGATTCTCATTCAACGCTGTGACTG ttcccTCAATGGTGACTGCGGTCAACGTGACTGAACGCTCTGTGACCAACTTAACCCTGACGTGGCGGACGAGTAAAAACTGGAACTACTCTCTCCAAATAAATGGGGAAAATTCCCAGCTTCTCCCAAATCGGTCCACAGATGTGATTTCCCACTCAATCGTCTCTCTAGAGCCTGGAACAGAGTATCCGTTCAGCGTGATCACAGAGTTCTCTGGACTTAACAGCACTGCTTATAAAGACTTCACAGTAAcag CCATAGACTGCACCAAAGGAACCTGGCGTGTTACTAACTCATCAATCCAAGGGACGATTGAAGGCTTGTTCTCGAATGCATTCGCCACTTATAAATCTCAAACTCACGTCAGTCCTGGAAGAGGCGACGTGTCATTCGTCGGCCTTTACCCCGGCGCGACCTACGAGGTGTCTCTCGTCTACGAAACTAGATCCAGACACTTTCCACAGTGTCGCCACAGTTTGACGATCG TTCCTCCGTCTTTAAGCGCTCACTGCGAGTACTGGGACGCCGGCTATTCCGTCTTTATCGCCTGGGACAAGCCGGCTGGCGTGTGGACTTCTGTGGAGGTGAACGTGACTGGGGAAAGTTACAGAGTGCGTGAAAATGAGGAACGGCATTTCATCATACCCGGATTCCAACCGGCTAACGCATACGAGGTGTCTCTATCTTCACTGTCCGGGAACAGAAGGAGTTTTGAACCATTCGTTTTCTCATGTCTCACTGATCCGAGGG GAGTCATAGCAGGGGCTGTATTTGCTGTTGGGTTTTTCGGTCTCCTGATCTGTTTGGCtgtcttcatttattttaaaagaccAGATATTATCAG CAGAAAAAGGTCAATCAATGGTGGTTCAAGAGAATCCAATAAAAAGAGCGA AGCTATTTCTGTGGCAAAGTTTCCAGATCACTTCTACCAATTAGCTATGGATGAGAATAAAGGTTTCACCGAGGAATACGAG ctgCTTTCCGTTCAATCACATGCCGTCTCGTCTTCCAACTTCCACGCAGAGCTTCATTCCTGTTGGCACGGAGCAAACCCGAGAGGCGGCTCTTCTCCCCCAGAACAAAGCGAAGAACCGTTTCAACAACGTCCTGCCGT ACGACTGGTGTCGGGTGAAGCTGTCCGCATCCAATCCCAATGA
- the zgc:56095 gene encoding ferritin, lower subunit-like isoform X1, translating to MKEMQSVVKQNLHLETEGDLNKLINLKLGASYTYLSLGMYFDRDDVALPKFSTFFLERSVTERQQAEKLLGYQNTRGGRILLHIIAKPSRDDWRSGLDAMSFSLDYQKVLNSCVLDVHRRADLHTDPHLCDFLEQHFLTDGYATIKKLGDYIGSLTRIAASETHGAMGEYLFDKHTL from the exons ATGAAAG AAATGCAGTCCGTGGTCAAACAAAACCTCCATTTGGAGACCGAAGGAGACTTGAACAAACTCATCAACCTGAAGCTTGGTGCATCCTACACCTACCTTTCTCTG GGGATGTATTTTGACCGGGACGATGTTGCTCTGCCAAAATTCTCCACTTTCTTCCTGGAGCGCTCGGTGACAGAGAGGCAACAGGCTGAGAAGCTGCTGGGTTATCAGAACACCAGAGGAGGTCGCATTCTGCTTCACATCATTGCG AAGCCAAGCAGAGATGACTGGAGAAGTGGTCTGGATGCAATGTCCTTTTCCTTGGACTACCAGAAGGTCCTAAACTCATGTGTGCTTGACGTGCACCGCAGAGCTGACCTCCACACTGACCCTCAT CTGTGTGACTTCCTCGAGCAGCACTTCCTCACCGATGGCTACGCCACCATCAAGAAGCTGGGCGATTACATCGGCAGTCTGACCCGCATCGCTGCTTCTGAGACCCACGGAGCGATGGGGGAATACCTCTTTGACAAACACACTCTGTAA
- the LOC130203907 gene encoding receptor-type tyrosine-protein phosphatase H-like isoform X2 — MTMEPLPFKITSRHFVLCVFLTLLWFVTDSNQTEATSVTTPSTTPEMSTTPETSITPEMSTTPETSTTPEMSTALTTFLNTKPAPGEVHNVTVVTQTDSSITLKWDKVNSISTYYLQYFNEGVSKEEFINETEGSPSVTHVVTPLTAGRKYNFTLITSQDVNSTGYSFVAVTAPLNAEDFKPVTQDETSITLQWDKVNDILDYILVVNGNETNVSASDGRQVTKKISDLTNTNKYDITLFTVFENVRSSGANTTASTAPLNAEDFKPVTQDETSITLQWHKVNDILNYILVVNEKETNVSASDGSQVTKTISDLTNTTKYDITLFTVFGNVRSSGANITASTAPLNVEDFKPVTQDETSITLQWHKVNDILNYILVGNGKEIHVTASETQESVSQTISELTSGSNYDITLFTVFENVTSSGANITTPTAPGNVNNVTVSAQDETSITLTWDKVNNISSYALQYESKEDTINAPHQDASVTLEVSPLQAGTQYDFTLITRFEKVNSTGFSFNAVTVPSMVTAVNVTERSVTNLTLTWRTSKNWNYSLQINGENSQLLPNRSTDVISHSIVSLEPGTEYPFSVITEFSGLNSTAYKDFTVTAIDCTKGTWRVTNSSIQGTIEGLFSNAFATYKSQTHVSPGRGDVSFVGLYPGATYEVSLVYETRSRHFPQCRHSLTIVPPSLSAHCEYWDAGYSVFIAWDKPAGVWTSVEVNVTGESYRVRENEERHFIIPGFQPANAYEVSLSSLSGNRRSFEPFVFSCLTDPRGVIAGAVFAVGFFGLLICLAVFIYFKRPDIIRKRSINGGSRESNKKSEAISVAKFPDHFYQLAMDENKGFTEEYESFIPVGTEQTREAALLPQNKAKNRFNNVLPYDWCRVKLSASNPNETSDYINACYMPGYSNNREFIATQGPLPSTVNDFWRMIWEESVKGIVMVTNCTEGGRTKCERYWPADGKPCSYGELLVTMRSEQREPEWTLREFRVKHRSNSEEHTVRHFHFTAWPDHGVPQGTEVLIRFRGLVRQHIERDAAEAPTVVHCSAGVGRTGTIIALDVLLQQLEREGAVGINSFVHQMRLSRPHMVQTESQYVFLHQCIMDRLQPDEKNEENIYENADMIYANATALQVLTKA, encoded by the exons ATGACGATGGAGCCTTTACCTTTCAAAATCACCTCACGCCACTTTGTGCTGTGCGTCTTCCTCACTTTACTTTGG TTCGTCACAGACTCAAACCAAACCGAAGCCACATCGGTCACAACACCATCAACAACACCAGAAATGTCAACAACACCAGAAACGTCAATAACACCAGAAATGTCAACAACACCAGAAACGTCAACAACACCAGAAATGTCAACAGCGTTGACGACTTTTCTAAACACAAAACCAG CTCCTGGAGAGGTACATAATGTGACCGTGGTGACACAAACTGATAGCAGTATAACTCTGAAGTGGGACAAGGTTAACAGCATCTCAACGTACTATCTACAATATTTTAACGAAGGAGTTTCAAAGGAGGAATTCATAAATGAAACAGAGGGAAGCCCGTCCGTCACACACGTGGTTACTCCTCTGACTGCTGGGAGGAAATATAATTTCACCCTCATCACGTCTCAGGATGTCAACAGCACTGGATACTCATTTGTAGCTGTCACTG CTCCTCTCAATGCGGAAGATTTCAAACcggtcacacaggatgagaccAGTATAACTCTGCAGTGGGACAAAGTGAATGACATCCTCGATTATATACTTGTGGTAAATGGAAATGAGACAAACGTCTCCGCATCAGATGGACGTCAAGTGACGAAGAAAATCTCAGATCTCACAAATACGAATAAATATGACATCACTCTCTTCACTGTGTTTGAAAATGTCAGAAGCAGCGGAGCGAACACCACTGCATCCACAG CTCCTCTCAATGCAGAAGATTTCAAACcggtcacacaggatgagaccAGTATAACTCTGCAGTGGCACAAAGTGAATGACATCCTCAATTATATACTTGTGGTAAATGAAAAAGAGACAAACGTCTCCGCATCAGATGGAAGTCAAGTGACGAAGACAATCTCAGATCTCACAAATACGACTAAATATGACATCACTCTCTTCACTGTGTTTGGAAATGTCAGAAGCAGCGGAGCGAACATCACTGCATCCACAG CTCCTCTCAATGTGGAAGATTTCAAACcggtcacacaggatgagaccAGTATAACTCTGCAGTGGCACAAAGTGAATGACATCCTCAATTATATACTTGTGGGAAATGGAAAAGAGATTCATGTGACTGCATCAGAGACTCAGGAATCAGTGTCACAAACAATCTCAGAGCTCACAAGTGGGTCGAACTATGACATCACTCTCTTCACGGTGTTTGAAAATGTCACAAGCAGCGGAGCGAACATCACTACACCCACTG CTCCTGGAAATGTAAATAATGTGACTGTGTCAGCACAAGATGAGACCAGTATAACTCTGACGTGGGACAAAGTCAACAACATCTCATCATACGCTCTACAATATGAGAGCAAAGAGGACACCATCAACGCACCTCATCAGGACGCATCCGTCACGCTGGAGGTCTCTCCGCTTCAGGCGGGGACTCAATATGACTTCACTCTCATCACTCGCTTTGAGAAAGTCAACAGCACTGGATTCTCATTCAACGCTGTGACTG ttcccTCAATGGTGACTGCGGTCAACGTGACTGAACGCTCTGTGACCAACTTAACCCTGACGTGGCGGACGAGTAAAAACTGGAACTACTCTCTCCAAATAAATGGGGAAAATTCCCAGCTTCTCCCAAATCGGTCCACAGATGTGATTTCCCACTCAATCGTCTCTCTAGAGCCTGGAACAGAGTATCCGTTCAGCGTGATCACAGAGTTCTCTGGACTTAACAGCACTGCTTATAAAGACTTCACAGTAAcag CCATAGACTGCACCAAAGGAACCTGGCGTGTTACTAACTCATCAATCCAAGGGACGATTGAAGGCTTGTTCTCGAATGCATTCGCCACTTATAAATCTCAAACTCACGTCAGTCCTGGAAGAGGCGACGTGTCATTCGTCGGCCTTTACCCCGGCGCGACCTACGAGGTGTCTCTCGTCTACGAAACTAGATCCAGACACTTTCCACAGTGTCGCCACAGTTTGACGATCG TTCCTCCGTCTTTAAGCGCTCACTGCGAGTACTGGGACGCCGGCTATTCCGTCTTTATCGCCTGGGACAAGCCGGCTGGCGTGTGGACTTCTGTGGAGGTGAACGTGACTGGGGAAAGTTACAGAGTGCGTGAAAATGAGGAACGGCATTTCATCATACCCGGATTCCAACCGGCTAACGCATACGAGGTGTCTCTATCTTCACTGTCCGGGAACAGAAGGAGTTTTGAACCATTCGTTTTCTCATGTCTCACTGATCCGAGGG GAGTCATAGCAGGGGCTGTATTTGCTGTTGGGTTTTTCGGTCTCCTGATCTGTTTGGCtgtcttcatttattttaaaagaccAGATATTATCAG AAAAAGGTCAATCAATGGTGGTTCAAGAGAATCCAATAAAAAGAGCGA AGCTATTTCTGTGGCAAAGTTTCCAGATCACTTCTACCAATTAGCTATGGATGAGAATAAAGGTTTCACCGAGGAATACGAG AGCTTCATTCCTGTTGGCACGGAGCAAACCCGAGAGGCGGCTCTTCTCCCCCAGAACAAAGCGAAGAACCGTTTCAACAACGTCCTGCCGT ACGACTGGTGTCGGGTGAAGCTGTCCGCATCCAATCCCAATGAAACTTCGGACTACATTAACGCCTGTTACATGCCG GGCTACAGCAACAACAGAGAGTTCATCGCCACCCAGGGTCCTCTGCCCTCCACAGTCAATGACTTCTGGAGAATGATCTGGGAAGAAAGCGTGAAAGGCATCGTCATGGTAACCAACTGCACTGAGGGAGGACGG ACTAAGTGTGAGCGATACTGGCCTGCAGACGGAAAGCCGTGCTCTTACGGGGAGCTGCTGGTCACCATGAGATCGGAGCAGCGGGAGCCCGAATGGACATTGAGGGAATTTAGGGTGAAACAT AGGTCCAACTCAGAGGAGCACACAGTGAGGCATTTTCACTTCACTGCCTGGCCGGACCACGGAGTCCCACAGGGCACAGAGGTCCTGATCCGGTTCAGAGGACTGGTGAGACAGCACATCGAGAGGGATGCGGCTGAAGCACCAACCGTGGTTCACTGCAG TGCTGGAGTGGGCAGGACGGGCACCATCATCGCCCTGGAcgtgctgctgcagcagctggagagagaagGCGCTGTGGGAATCAACAGCTTCGTGCACCAGATGAGACTGAGCCGGCCGCACATGGTGCAGACGGAG TCCCAGTATGTTTTCCTGCACCAGTGCATCATGGACCGACTGCAGCCGGACGAGAAGAATGAAGAGAACATATACGAGAATGCAGACATGATATACGCCAATGCCACTGCACTCCAAGTGCTCACAAAAGCCTGA
- the LOC130203907 gene encoding receptor-type tyrosine-protein phosphatase H-like isoform X1, which yields MTMEPLPFKITSRHFVLCVFLTLLWFVTDSNQTEATSVTTPSTTPEMSTTPETSITPEMSTTPETSTTPEMSTALTTFLNTKPAPGEVHNVTVVTQTDSSITLKWDKVNSISTYYLQYFNEGVSKEEFINETEGSPSVTHVVTPLTAGRKYNFTLITSQDVNSTGYSFVAVTAPLNAEDFKPVTQDETSITLQWDKVNDILDYILVVNGNETNVSASDGRQVTKKISDLTNTNKYDITLFTVFENVRSSGANTTASTAPLNAEDFKPVTQDETSITLQWHKVNDILNYILVVNEKETNVSASDGSQVTKTISDLTNTTKYDITLFTVFGNVRSSGANITASTAPLNVEDFKPVTQDETSITLQWHKVNDILNYILVGNGKEIHVTASETQESVSQTISELTSGSNYDITLFTVFENVTSSGANITTPTAPGNVNNVTVSAQDETSITLTWDKVNNISSYALQYESKEDTINAPHQDASVTLEVSPLQAGTQYDFTLITRFEKVNSTGFSFNAVTVPSMVTAVNVTERSVTNLTLTWRTSKNWNYSLQINGENSQLLPNRSTDVISHSIVSLEPGTEYPFSVITEFSGLNSTAYKDFTVTAIDCTKGTWRVTNSSIQGTIEGLFSNAFATYKSQTHVSPGRGDVSFVGLYPGATYEVSLVYETRSRHFPQCRHSLTIVPPSLSAHCEYWDAGYSVFIAWDKPAGVWTSVEVNVTGESYRVRENEERHFIIPGFQPANAYEVSLSSLSGNRRSFEPFVFSCLTDPRGVIAGAVFAVGFFGLLICLAVFIYFKRPDIISRKRSINGGSRESNKKSEAISVAKFPDHFYQLAMDENKGFTEEYESFIPVGTEQTREAALLPQNKAKNRFNNVLPYDWCRVKLSASNPNETSDYINACYMPGYSNNREFIATQGPLPSTVNDFWRMIWEESVKGIVMVTNCTEGGRTKCERYWPADGKPCSYGELLVTMRSEQREPEWTLREFRVKHRSNSEEHTVRHFHFTAWPDHGVPQGTEVLIRFRGLVRQHIERDAAEAPTVVHCSAGVGRTGTIIALDVLLQQLEREGAVGINSFVHQMRLSRPHMVQTESQYVFLHQCIMDRLQPDEKNEENIYENADMIYANATALQVLTKA from the exons ATGACGATGGAGCCTTTACCTTTCAAAATCACCTCACGCCACTTTGTGCTGTGCGTCTTCCTCACTTTACTTTGG TTCGTCACAGACTCAAACCAAACCGAAGCCACATCGGTCACAACACCATCAACAACACCAGAAATGTCAACAACACCAGAAACGTCAATAACACCAGAAATGTCAACAACACCAGAAACGTCAACAACACCAGAAATGTCAACAGCGTTGACGACTTTTCTAAACACAAAACCAG CTCCTGGAGAGGTACATAATGTGACCGTGGTGACACAAACTGATAGCAGTATAACTCTGAAGTGGGACAAGGTTAACAGCATCTCAACGTACTATCTACAATATTTTAACGAAGGAGTTTCAAAGGAGGAATTCATAAATGAAACAGAGGGAAGCCCGTCCGTCACACACGTGGTTACTCCTCTGACTGCTGGGAGGAAATATAATTTCACCCTCATCACGTCTCAGGATGTCAACAGCACTGGATACTCATTTGTAGCTGTCACTG CTCCTCTCAATGCGGAAGATTTCAAACcggtcacacaggatgagaccAGTATAACTCTGCAGTGGGACAAAGTGAATGACATCCTCGATTATATACTTGTGGTAAATGGAAATGAGACAAACGTCTCCGCATCAGATGGACGTCAAGTGACGAAGAAAATCTCAGATCTCACAAATACGAATAAATATGACATCACTCTCTTCACTGTGTTTGAAAATGTCAGAAGCAGCGGAGCGAACACCACTGCATCCACAG CTCCTCTCAATGCAGAAGATTTCAAACcggtcacacaggatgagaccAGTATAACTCTGCAGTGGCACAAAGTGAATGACATCCTCAATTATATACTTGTGGTAAATGAAAAAGAGACAAACGTCTCCGCATCAGATGGAAGTCAAGTGACGAAGACAATCTCAGATCTCACAAATACGACTAAATATGACATCACTCTCTTCACTGTGTTTGGAAATGTCAGAAGCAGCGGAGCGAACATCACTGCATCCACAG CTCCTCTCAATGTGGAAGATTTCAAACcggtcacacaggatgagaccAGTATAACTCTGCAGTGGCACAAAGTGAATGACATCCTCAATTATATACTTGTGGGAAATGGAAAAGAGATTCATGTGACTGCATCAGAGACTCAGGAATCAGTGTCACAAACAATCTCAGAGCTCACAAGTGGGTCGAACTATGACATCACTCTCTTCACGGTGTTTGAAAATGTCACAAGCAGCGGAGCGAACATCACTACACCCACTG CTCCTGGAAATGTAAATAATGTGACTGTGTCAGCACAAGATGAGACCAGTATAACTCTGACGTGGGACAAAGTCAACAACATCTCATCATACGCTCTACAATATGAGAGCAAAGAGGACACCATCAACGCACCTCATCAGGACGCATCCGTCACGCTGGAGGTCTCTCCGCTTCAGGCGGGGACTCAATATGACTTCACTCTCATCACTCGCTTTGAGAAAGTCAACAGCACTGGATTCTCATTCAACGCTGTGACTG ttcccTCAATGGTGACTGCGGTCAACGTGACTGAACGCTCTGTGACCAACTTAACCCTGACGTGGCGGACGAGTAAAAACTGGAACTACTCTCTCCAAATAAATGGGGAAAATTCCCAGCTTCTCCCAAATCGGTCCACAGATGTGATTTCCCACTCAATCGTCTCTCTAGAGCCTGGAACAGAGTATCCGTTCAGCGTGATCACAGAGTTCTCTGGACTTAACAGCACTGCTTATAAAGACTTCACAGTAAcag CCATAGACTGCACCAAAGGAACCTGGCGTGTTACTAACTCATCAATCCAAGGGACGATTGAAGGCTTGTTCTCGAATGCATTCGCCACTTATAAATCTCAAACTCACGTCAGTCCTGGAAGAGGCGACGTGTCATTCGTCGGCCTTTACCCCGGCGCGACCTACGAGGTGTCTCTCGTCTACGAAACTAGATCCAGACACTTTCCACAGTGTCGCCACAGTTTGACGATCG TTCCTCCGTCTTTAAGCGCTCACTGCGAGTACTGGGACGCCGGCTATTCCGTCTTTATCGCCTGGGACAAGCCGGCTGGCGTGTGGACTTCTGTGGAGGTGAACGTGACTGGGGAAAGTTACAGAGTGCGTGAAAATGAGGAACGGCATTTCATCATACCCGGATTCCAACCGGCTAACGCATACGAGGTGTCTCTATCTTCACTGTCCGGGAACAGAAGGAGTTTTGAACCATTCGTTTTCTCATGTCTCACTGATCCGAGGG GAGTCATAGCAGGGGCTGTATTTGCTGTTGGGTTTTTCGGTCTCCTGATCTGTTTGGCtgtcttcatttattttaaaagaccAGATATTATCAG CAGAAAAAGGTCAATCAATGGTGGTTCAAGAGAATCCAATAAAAAGAGCGA AGCTATTTCTGTGGCAAAGTTTCCAGATCACTTCTACCAATTAGCTATGGATGAGAATAAAGGTTTCACCGAGGAATACGAG AGCTTCATTCCTGTTGGCACGGAGCAAACCCGAGAGGCGGCTCTTCTCCCCCAGAACAAAGCGAAGAACCGTTTCAACAACGTCCTGCCGT ACGACTGGTGTCGGGTGAAGCTGTCCGCATCCAATCCCAATGAAACTTCGGACTACATTAACGCCTGTTACATGCCG GGCTACAGCAACAACAGAGAGTTCATCGCCACCCAGGGTCCTCTGCCCTCCACAGTCAATGACTTCTGGAGAATGATCTGGGAAGAAAGCGTGAAAGGCATCGTCATGGTAACCAACTGCACTGAGGGAGGACGG ACTAAGTGTGAGCGATACTGGCCTGCAGACGGAAAGCCGTGCTCTTACGGGGAGCTGCTGGTCACCATGAGATCGGAGCAGCGGGAGCCCGAATGGACATTGAGGGAATTTAGGGTGAAACAT AGGTCCAACTCAGAGGAGCACACAGTGAGGCATTTTCACTTCACTGCCTGGCCGGACCACGGAGTCCCACAGGGCACAGAGGTCCTGATCCGGTTCAGAGGACTGGTGAGACAGCACATCGAGAGGGATGCGGCTGAAGCACCAACCGTGGTTCACTGCAG TGCTGGAGTGGGCAGGACGGGCACCATCATCGCCCTGGAcgtgctgctgcagcagctggagagagaagGCGCTGTGGGAATCAACAGCTTCGTGCACCAGATGAGACTGAGCCGGCCGCACATGGTGCAGACGGAG TCCCAGTATGTTTTCCTGCACCAGTGCATCATGGACCGACTGCAGCCGGACGAGAAGAATGAAGAGAACATATACGAGAATGCAGACATGATATACGCCAATGCCACTGCACTCCAAGTGCTCACAAAAGCCTGA
- the zgc:56095 gene encoding ferritin, lower subunit-like isoform X2, with amino-acid sequence MQSVVKQNLHLETEGDLNKLINLKLGASYTYLSLGMYFDRDDVALPKFSTFFLERSVTERQQAEKLLGYQNTRGGRILLHIIAKPSRDDWRSGLDAMSFSLDYQKVLNSCVLDVHRRADLHTDPHLCDFLEQHFLTDGYATIKKLGDYIGSLTRIAASETHGAMGEYLFDKHTL; translated from the exons ATGCAGTCCGTGGTCAAACAAAACCTCCATTTGGAGACCGAAGGAGACTTGAACAAACTCATCAACCTGAAGCTTGGTGCATCCTACACCTACCTTTCTCTG GGGATGTATTTTGACCGGGACGATGTTGCTCTGCCAAAATTCTCCACTTTCTTCCTGGAGCGCTCGGTGACAGAGAGGCAACAGGCTGAGAAGCTGCTGGGTTATCAGAACACCAGAGGAGGTCGCATTCTGCTTCACATCATTGCG AAGCCAAGCAGAGATGACTGGAGAAGTGGTCTGGATGCAATGTCCTTTTCCTTGGACTACCAGAAGGTCCTAAACTCATGTGTGCTTGACGTGCACCGCAGAGCTGACCTCCACACTGACCCTCAT CTGTGTGACTTCCTCGAGCAGCACTTCCTCACCGATGGCTACGCCACCATCAAGAAGCTGGGCGATTACATCGGCAGTCTGACCCGCATCGCTGCTTCTGAGACCCACGGAGCGATGGGGGAATACCTCTTTGACAAACACACTCTGTAA